In Sphingomicrobium sediminis, the genomic window CGTCGGTTGCCATGAAGGCATCGCCAATGTCGCGCAGCAGGATGAGGCGGATTTCGCCGCGCTCATTCTTCTTGTCATGCAGCATGGGGTCGAGAAGGTCGCTGCCACGACCAGCCAAGCCTGCATCGTCGAGGCTCGTGGGCAGGCCGATGGCGCGAAAGTCGGCTGCGACCTTCTCCGCAATGTCACTCGCATGGCCCTGCGCTTCGGAGAAACGGGCGGCGAGGACCATGCCGATGGCGACGGCCTCGCCGTGCAGCACGGTGCCGAGGCCGGCGATGCTCTCGATCGCGTGGCCGAACGTGTGGCCGAGATTGAGCAGCGCGCGCCGGCCGGTTCGGTCTTCAAGGTCGCCGCGGACATAGCTTGCCTTGGCCTCGACTGCGGTGGCGATGGCGCGCGCGGCGGCGTCAGCATTATGGTCGCGTAGGGATTTGCCGCCTTCCGAGACCAGCCAATCGTAGAATTTTCGATCGCCGATCAAGCCATATTTCACGGTTTCGGCGAGGCCCGCCGTGACTTCGCGTTCGTCCAACGTCGCGAGCAAGGCCGGATCGGCGATGACGGCGGCGGGCGGGTGGAAGGCGCCGACGAGGTTTTTCTGGCCCTCGGCATCGATCGCAGTCTTGCCGCCGACGCTACTGTCGACCTGCGCGAGTAGGGTGGTCGGCACCTGGATGACGGGTGTCCCGCGACGATAGAGGGCAGCGGCCAGTCCGGTAAGGTCGCCGACTGCACCGCCACCGAACGCGATGATCGGTTCGTCGCGTTGCTGATTTCGGGCGGCGAGAAAGGCGATGGTCGCCTGCAGATGCTCCCAAGTCTTGCCAGCCTCGCCGCGTGGCAGGAGGTGCGTGTCGACCGGCGCGATCGCGGCAAGCTTATCGCCGTGCAGGTCCCAGATGTGCGGGTCGCTGATGCAGGCAAGCGGGCGAGCGGTGGGCAGGTCGAGTTCGGCCAAGCCGG contains:
- the aroB gene encoding 3-dehydroquinate synthase, which translates into the protein MIRLDVPGKPGATYKVRVGALDSGLAELDLPTARPLACISDPHIWDLHGDKLAAIAPVDTHLLPRGEAGKTWEHLQATIAFLAARNQQRDEPIIAFGGGAVGDLTGLAAALYRRGTPVIQVPTTLLAQVDSSVGGKTAIDAEGQKNLVGAFHPPAAVIADPALLATLDEREVTAGLAETVKYGLIGDRKFYDWLVSEGGKSLRDHNADAAARAIATAVEAKASYVRGDLEDRTGRRALLNLGHTFGHAIESIAGLGTVLHGEAVAIGMVLAARFSEAQGHASDIAEKVAADFRAIGLPTSLDDAGLAGRGSDLLDPMLHDKKNERGEIRLILLRDIGDAFMATDVAEAELGGFLRSL